A region of Triticum urartu cultivar G1812 unplaced genomic scaffold, Tu2.1 TuUngrouped_contig_8989, whole genome shotgun sequence DNA encodes the following proteins:
- the LOC125532080 gene encoding WPP domain-interacting tail-anchored protein 1-like, with protein MMQNGGEENASQDSMQRQRLSTPEFFALQHKVQKLEEWLRESCSQLQFVTVSTEGNEKEQNMSPSEISRFRNIINDIKDAVSKAESRTQKAEARCAELTHTNVQLNGELNHMKTRGSDKAGLLEMDLMETEAQLEHTVASVEAISEHQSMLKSSISDMQHVIEDLKDKYLKAETRAENAESKCTLLTDTKFELSEEISFLRGRVGGLENSLRQANQLKLSTAKDIGIKTKTITDLVAKLALERERLHLQIVTLTRKNRMLTQKCKENVNEGTLLSKKVTANEGELRPTGVIEEVLLDSSSMQTKVKADALIGEKEAGITAVLDDESCTLETVRSIEPTLLNWKYIFVAFLFLLAAALVHLQLTYPVLPGSM; from the exons GTTCAGAAACTGGAGGAGTGGCTGAGGGAATCTTGCTCCCAATTGCAGTTCGTAACAGTATCGACAGAAGGAAATGAAAAAGAGCAGAATATGTCACCATCTGAGATAAGCAGATTTAGGAATATAATCAATGATATTAAAGATGCTGTTTCCAAAGCAGAAAGTAGAACACAAAAGGCCGAAGCAAGGTGTGCAGAGCTCACTCACACTAATGTACAACTTAATGGGGAGCTAAATCATATGAAGACTCGGGGGTCAGATAAGGCAGGCTTATTGGAAATGGATCTTATGGAGACAGAAGCTCAGTTAGAGCATACAGTGGCATCAGTTGAGGCTATTAGTGAACATCAGAGCATGTTAAAGTCTTCAATCTCTGATATGCAACATGTGATTGAAGATCTGAAGGATAAGTATTTGAAAGCTGAAACCAGGGCTGAGAATGCTGAATCAAAATGTACATTGTTGACAGATACCAAGTTCGAGCTTAGTGAAGAGATATCATTTCTGAGAGGTCGAGTTGGAGGTCTAGAGAACTCGTTACGCCAAGCTAACCAACTAAAGCTGTCCACTGCAAAAGATATTGGTATTAAAACTAAGACCATCACTGACTTGGTTGCGAAACTTGCATTGGAAAGAGAACGCCTTCATCTGCAG ATTGTCACGCTAACAAGGAAGAACAGGATGTTGACTCAAAAATGCAAAGAGAATGTCAATGAAGGCACCTTGTTAAGCAAAAAGGTTACTGCTAATGAAGGTGAACTCAGGCCGACTGGTGTAATAGAGGAAGTACTTCTGGATTCTTCATCAATGCAGACAAAG GTGAAGGCTGACGCTCTTATTGGAGAGAAGGAAGCTGGGATTACTGCTGTGCTTGATGATGAATCTTGCACTCTTGAGACCGTGCGTTCTATTGAGCCAACACTCCTGAACTGGAAGTACATTTTCGTGGCATTCCTTTTCTTGTTGGCTGCCGCTCTTGTGCACCTACAACTAACGTACCCTGTATTACCAGGTAGTATGTAA